The following proteins come from a genomic window of uncultured Fretibacterium sp.:
- a CDS encoding V-type ATP synthase subunit I — protein sequence MGVAKLKKAELYYHKSVREEIAAVLQDSGVCQVIGDPERAARPAEIEARLSESEERLSDVRYLMRTLSGRYRDPIPSMDRLLGERPIVSMANLDQLARETDLAEAAAAVRRKEHEINELKLEATQINANQALVSSLSFFPLPLSVLTEGTRTVRGVAGTVKAEQFGAFKSALAEFARDTEVFLPGGAAAAREVQAVVLFSRDLGTKVLEACTRNGMSLFDIPASIKGSVQEETAALAAKLAEVEGREGGISDELDALAEKWMPVVQKLSDYWNSLAGRYRAQGESDETDRTLRTLFWVPARDAAQVQKRLEAVSPNVALFLSDPGEGDEPPALLENGRFVRPFNILTTLYSPPLYGGTDPTPCLAPFFFIFFGMCLGDAGYALVMLGVIGWLFKKYRRIPSSVKDFVTLFAFCAVSTFVYGVISGSFFGNFIDSFLPFLVPLKNSLMLVDPMTNPMQVLGISLLLGVVHLMFGLLIAAYDNVRAGQYVDAAGDNIAWFLFITGLCVFGTAAGGLLPESFVLPGKAMAIVGAVVIFLYAGRGKKGILSRALSGFLALYGSTSYLGDILSYSRLLALGFGSAVIGMIINLLGGMSAEIPYVGWLVAIVVIAGGHVFSILINILGAFVHPLRLQYVEFFGKFYSGGGTSYEPLTHSQEYVEIDNRCTSGA from the coding sequence ATGGGCGTGGCTAAGCTCAAGAAAGCGGAGCTTTACTATCACAAATCCGTTCGCGAGGAGATAGCCGCCGTCCTCCAGGACAGCGGCGTCTGCCAGGTCATCGGGGACCCCGAACGGGCGGCCCGCCCGGCGGAGATCGAGGCCCGGCTATCGGAGAGCGAGGAACGGCTCTCCGACGTCCGTTACCTGATGCGCACGCTGTCGGGACGCTACAGGGATCCGATCCCCTCCATGGACCGCCTGCTGGGAGAGCGTCCGATCGTCTCCATGGCCAACCTGGACCAGCTTGCGCGCGAAACGGATCTGGCGGAGGCGGCTGCGGCCGTCCGCCGGAAGGAACACGAGATCAACGAGCTGAAGCTGGAGGCGACGCAGATCAACGCAAATCAGGCGTTGGTATCCTCCCTGAGCTTCTTTCCCCTTCCCCTCTCCGTCCTGACGGAGGGGACGCGAACCGTGCGCGGCGTCGCCGGCACGGTAAAGGCGGAACAATTCGGCGCCTTCAAGAGCGCCCTGGCGGAGTTCGCCAGGGATACGGAGGTCTTTCTCCCCGGGGGCGCAGCGGCCGCCAGGGAGGTCCAGGCCGTCGTGCTCTTCTCCCGCGACCTTGGGACAAAGGTCCTGGAGGCCTGCACCCGCAACGGGATGTCGCTCTTCGACATTCCCGCCTCCATCAAGGGCTCCGTGCAGGAGGAGACCGCGGCGCTCGCCGCGAAGCTCGCCGAGGTCGAGGGCCGGGAGGGCGGCATCTCGGACGAGCTGGATGCCCTGGCCGAGAAGTGGATGCCCGTGGTCCAGAAGCTCTCGGACTACTGGAACAGCCTCGCCGGGCGCTATCGTGCGCAGGGCGAGAGTGACGAGACCGACCGCACCCTGAGGACCCTTTTCTGGGTGCCGGCACGGGACGCCGCACAGGTTCAAAAGAGGCTCGAGGCCGTCAGCCCGAACGTCGCCCTCTTCCTGAGCGACCCGGGCGAGGGCGACGAGCCGCCCGCACTGCTGGAGAACGGCCGGTTCGTCCGCCCCTTCAACATCCTGACGACGCTCTACTCGCCTCCCCTCTACGGCGGCACGGACCCGACGCCCTGCCTGGCCCCATTCTTCTTCATCTTCTTCGGGATGTGCCTGGGGGACGCGGGGTACGCCCTGGTGATGCTGGGCGTCATCGGCTGGCTTTTCAAAAAATACCGGCGTATTCCCTCGTCGGTCAAGGACTTTGTCACCCTTTTCGCGTTCTGTGCCGTATCGACGTTTGTCTACGGGGTAATCAGCGGGAGCTTCTTCGGCAACTTCATCGACTCCTTCCTGCCATTCCTCGTCCCGCTCAAAAATTCCCTGATGCTGGTGGACCCCATGACCAACCCGATGCAGGTCCTGGGCATCTCCCTGCTGCTGGGCGTCGTGCACCTGATGTTCGGGCTCCTGATCGCCGCTTACGACAACGTCCGAGCCGGGCAGTACGTCGACGCGGCCGGGGACAACATCGCGTGGTTCCTCTTCATCACGGGGCTCTGCGTGTTCGGGACGGCCGCGGGCGGCCTGCTTCCCGAATCCTTCGTCCTCCCCGGCAAGGCCATGGCGATTGTAGGGGCCGTCGTGATCTTCCTGTACGCCGGGCGCGGGAAGAAGGGCATCCTCTCCAGGGCGCTCTCCGGCTTCCTGGCGCTCTACGGTTCCACCTCCTACCTGGGGGACATCCTGAGCTACAGTCGGCTTCTAGCGCTGGGCTTCGGCTCGGCGGTCATCGGTATGATCATCAACCTCCTGGGAGGCATGTCGGCGGAGATCCCCTACGTGGGGTGGCTCGTCGCCATAGTGGTCATAGCGGGAGGACACGTCTTCAGCATCCTCATCAACATCCTTGGGGCGTTCGTCCATCCCCTGCGTCTGCAGTACGTCGAGTTTTTCGGAAAGTTCTACTCGGGCGGGGGGACCTCATACGAGCCCCTGACCCACTCTCAGGAGTACGTGGAGATAGACAACCGCTGCACGTCCGGGGCCTGA
- a CDS encoding V-type ATPase subunit, with translation MSYVYAVARLRGMENRLLDASFLSRLMESPTLDDALKALAETSYAQWFGKVAETGFDRAIDDEMLATCRELGQFVPDTDLITLFRMPYDYHNVKVILKSLFKVRGGDPEGRRHELLSPLGSVDPEELTAALEAEEYAHLPYGLGYLIPQCWLHWDQTKDAQGVELLLDHHLFASMLALAEGLRLPEIAGWVRHKIDAENLRSAVRLQRMGVDAAGGLSFFHPGGNIRPEDAARLLGEPPETWGKLLSHTDIGAALDVLQERTDLRATLSDVSRALDEYLVRVLEKARFSMDDPANVLLYLLTKEAEARNLRIVLVCVASGLDREFARRLLSHVR, from the coding sequence GTGAGTTACGTGTATGCCGTGGCCCGGCTGCGAGGTATGGAGAACCGCCTTCTGGACGCGTCCTTCCTCTCGAGGCTCATGGAGAGCCCGACGCTCGACGATGCGTTGAAAGCCCTGGCCGAGACCTCCTATGCCCAATGGTTCGGCAAGGTCGCCGAGACGGGGTTCGACAGGGCCATCGACGACGAGATGCTCGCCACCTGCAGGGAGCTGGGGCAGTTCGTCCCGGACACCGACTTGATAACCCTTTTTCGGATGCCCTACGACTACCACAACGTCAAGGTCATCCTCAAGAGCCTCTTCAAGGTTCGGGGCGGCGATCCGGAGGGCAGGCGCCACGAGCTTCTCTCGCCCCTGGGCTCCGTGGACCCCGAGGAGCTGACGGCGGCGCTCGAGGCCGAGGAGTACGCCCATCTGCCCTACGGTCTGGGGTATCTGATCCCCCAGTGCTGGCTTCATTGGGACCAGACGAAGGACGCGCAGGGGGTGGAGCTGCTTCTGGACCATCATCTGTTCGCCTCGATGCTCGCCCTCGCGGAGGGCCTGAGGCTGCCCGAGATCGCGGGGTGGGTCAGACATAAGATCGACGCGGAGAACCTCCGCAGCGCCGTGCGGCTTCAACGCATGGGCGTCGACGCGGCGGGAGGGCTCTCCTTCTTCCATCCGGGCGGGAACATCCGGCCCGAGGACGCCGCTCGACTGCTGGGGGAGCCCCCCGAGACCTGGGGTAAGCTCCTCTCCCACACCGATATCGGTGCGGCGCTGGACGTCCTCCAGGAGCGGACGGACCTCCGGGCCACGCTCTCGGATGTCTCCAGGGCCCTGGACGAGTACCTGGTCCGAGTCCTGGAAAAGGCGCGTTTTTCGATGGACGATCCGGCGAACGTCCTCCTCTACCTGCTGACCAAGGAGGCCGAGGCGCGAAATCTGCGCATCGTGCTGGTCTGCGTGGCGAGCGGGCTGGACCGTGAATTTGCAAGGAGGCTGTTGAGCCATGTCCGATAG
- a CDS encoding V-type ATP synthase subunit F, with amino-acid sequence MSDSLSLPMAAIGSYEMVLPFQAVGVRPFILEADKRDTFERTLDKLARENYAVVFVQEDLFVDFIHKVQEINDAYPTSVLPLPGLSGSTGAGLASIRNSVEKAVGMDIFADR; translated from the coding sequence ATGTCCGATAGCCTTTCCCTGCCGATGGCGGCCATCGGCAGCTACGAGATGGTGCTCCCCTTCCAGGCCGTGGGCGTCAGGCCCTTCATCCTGGAGGCGGACAAGAGGGACACGTTCGAGCGGACCCTCGACAAGCTGGCCCGTGAGAACTATGCCGTGGTCTTCGTCCAGGAGGATCTCTTCGTGGACTTCATCCACAAGGTCCAGGAGATCAACGACGCCTACCCCACCAGCGTCCTGCCCCTGCCCGGGCTTTCCGGCAGCACCGGCGCGGGCCTGGCCTCCATCCGCAACAGCGTCGAGAAGGCCGTGGGCATGGACATCTTTGCGGACAGATAG
- a CDS encoding V-type ATP synthase subunit K yields MEYLGLTMALFGAALAAALSGIGSAIGIGIAGGSAAGVMTEDPNKFASCLILQALPGTQGIYGLLITFFVLNKLGLLGGGAAVALNWNQGLQIFASCMPIAIVGWISAIYQGKTSAASIQMISKKPEAMGKAIILPAMVETYAVLALLTSILMLMGVQL; encoded by the coding sequence ATGGAATATCTTGGACTCACAATGGCTTTGTTCGGGGCAGCTCTGGCTGCGGCTCTGTCGGGGATTGGCTCGGCCATCGGCATCGGCATCGCCGGTGGAAGCGCCGCGGGCGTCATGACGGAGGACCCCAACAAGTTCGCCAGCTGCCTTATCCTGCAGGCCCTTCCCGGTACGCAGGGCATCTACGGCCTGCTGATTACCTTCTTCGTCCTCAACAAGCTGGGGCTCCTCGGCGGCGGCGCGGCCGTGGCCCTGAACTGGAACCAGGGGCTCCAGATCTTCGCCTCCTGCATGCCCATCGCCATCGTCGGCTGGATCTCCGCCATCTACCAGGGCAAGACGTCGGCGGCCTCCATCCAGATGATCTCCAAGAAGCCCGAGGCCATGGGTAAGGCCATCATCCTTCCCGCCATGGTCGAGACCTATGCGGTTCTGGCCCTCCTGACGAGCATCCTGATGCTTATGGGAGTCCAGCTCTAG
- a CDS encoding cell envelope biogenesis protein TolA — protein MAEKNLIDEIKAAEDKAAASVREAKAAAVRRLNQAQTEAENTVKEARQSAARQFRESIQAAEESAEGRARAIVSAREAEARAFQAEHKGKVAGVASWITEEVMGKYGRG, from the coding sequence GTGGCGGAGAAAAACCTGATAGACGAGATCAAGGCGGCAGAGGACAAGGCGGCGGCAAGCGTCCGGGAGGCGAAGGCGGCTGCAGTCCGGAGGTTGAACCAGGCTCAGACCGAGGCGGAGAACACCGTCAAGGAGGCTCGCCAGTCGGCGGCGCGGCAGTTCCGCGAGAGCATCCAGGCGGCGGAGGAGAGCGCCGAGGGCAGGGCGAGGGCCATCGTAAGCGCCCGAGAGGCGGAGGCCAGGGCCTTCCAGGCGGAGCACAAGGGGAAGGTCGCGGGCGTGGCCTCGTGGATAACGGAAGAGGTGATGGGTAAGTATGGGCGTGGCTAA
- a CDS encoding V-type ATP synthase subunit E, with protein MSLADIKARISAEAQDQVRAIEAENNALVADIERKAAGEAKAIRDSYGERLAREEPEVLKRREIVAGLDAKKVDLGVRQDLVNESFAASLRQMSEMPRDKYVAFANALLKKAVRTKSEVVLVGKGEKYLDKAWLDGFNSANQASLTLSSERLPIAGGFVLRDDRVDVNCSWNMLLEDIRSDIESEVVKKLFP; from the coding sequence ATGTCACTTGCCGACATCAAAGCGAGAATAAGCGCGGAAGCTCAGGATCAGGTGCGCGCGATCGAGGCGGAGAACAACGCCCTCGTCGCGGATATCGAGAGGAAGGCGGCCGGCGAGGCCAAGGCCATCCGGGACTCCTACGGCGAGCGGCTTGCCAGGGAGGAGCCCGAGGTCCTGAAGCGCCGGGAGATCGTCGCCGGGCTCGACGCGAAGAAGGTGGACCTGGGAGTTCGCCAGGACCTCGTGAACGAGTCCTTCGCGGCGTCCCTCCGCCAGATGTCCGAGATGCCGCGCGACAAGTACGTGGCGTTCGCGAACGCGCTGCTGAAGAAGGCCGTCCGCACCAAAAGCGAGGTCGTCCTCGTCGGAAAGGGCGAGAAATACCTCGACAAGGCTTGGCTTGACGGGTTCAACAGCGCCAACCAGGCATCGCTGACGCTCTCGTCCGAACGCCTGCCCATCGCCGGCGGCTTCGTGCTGAGGGACGACAGGGTCGACGTCAACTGCTCGTGGAACATGCTGCTGGAGGACATCCGTTCCGACATCGAGTCCGAAGTCGTCAAGAAGCTGTTCCCCTAG
- a CDS encoding ATP-dependent DNA helicase, giving the protein MPGYEFRPQQLELALAVQEFLRSPLERTFAAEAPPGVGKTFALLVPALREAAGERRILFLTAGIALQEQLIGKDLPRLAGLLGRDFSFGLLKGRSHYACLRKGAALLSPGATDASPSLFSEPDGALSDIPTWLAETETGDLSELNAGGDHPVLARLTAGGRGCIGTSCPYRSRCFVIRAYRSAQDWDVVVANYHLFFSHILEGGGAFPVRYDWLICDEAHRMPDVARSASAIRAGADGLASILSPRVIQGFDALLRTHSVEPSAVREEAGRCRSALRVLFDAVRLRMPRDGGLSSCDPDLLRLGRALTDGLDRELHALRGIEDRFMAGDFANPSALAEGAELMNWIDEVRSFKKSLLWCLEVGRFPGWAYWGDGESLTSMPVAAAEIVRDVLEREDPEKIVLSSATLTLSGDFSFWSGESGITPDRTLAVPSPFDFARQMEIWVVDVGLPVGGKGYDDTMCRVMKKLCDENGGRTLVLLSSLRLLRAFARRMREGEGGYAVLVQGELPQRELLARFREDETSVLIGSVSFREGVDVPGEGLTQVIVDRIPFPHPGDPLVRARNELEEGKGFVRVTLPNARMFLRQAVGRLIRSSSDHGRVVLLDGRAVERRDWRVLEALPSCRCTRMSLREGNGSPVREH; this is encoded by the coding sequence ATGCCGGGGTATGAGTTCCGCCCGCAGCAGCTCGAACTGGCCCTGGCCGTCCAGGAGTTCCTTCGCTCCCCCTTGGAGAGGACCTTTGCGGCCGAGGCCCCCCCTGGGGTGGGCAAGACCTTCGCGCTCCTCGTCCCCGCCCTCCGGGAGGCCGCGGGGGAGCGGCGTATCCTGTTCCTGACGGCCGGGATCGCGCTTCAGGAACAGCTGATCGGCAAGGACCTCCCGCGTCTGGCGGGACTCCTGGGTCGGGACTTCAGCTTCGGGCTCCTGAAGGGGCGCTCCCATTACGCCTGTCTCCGCAAGGGGGCGGCCCTTCTCTCTCCAGGCGCCACGGACGCCTCCCCATCGCTCTTTTCGGAGCCCGACGGCGCTTTGTCCGACATCCCGACATGGCTGGCGGAGACGGAGACCGGAGACCTCTCCGAGCTGAACGCCGGGGGGGACCATCCCGTGCTGGCCCGGCTGACGGCGGGGGGGCGGGGCTGCATCGGGACGAGCTGTCCCTACCGGAGCCGCTGCTTCGTCATCCGGGCCTATCGGAGCGCTCAGGACTGGGACGTCGTGGTCGCCAACTATCACCTCTTTTTCTCGCACATCCTCGAGGGGGGCGGGGCCTTCCCCGTGCGCTACGACTGGCTGATCTGCGACGAGGCGCATCGGATGCCGGACGTGGCGCGGAGCGCCTCGGCCATACGCGCCGGCGCGGATGGTTTGGCCTCCATCCTGAGCCCCCGCGTCATCCAGGGGTTTGACGCCCTGCTGCGCACCCATTCCGTCGAGCCCTCCGCGGTGAGGGAGGAGGCCGGGCGTTGCCGCTCGGCGCTGAGGGTGCTCTTCGACGCGGTCCGGCTGCGGATGCCCCGGGACGGGGGTCTCTCGTCCTGCGACCCGGACCTGCTGCGCCTCGGCAGGGCCCTGACGGACGGCCTGGACCGGGAGCTTCACGCCCTGCGGGGGATCGAGGACCGCTTCATGGCCGGGGACTTTGCCAACCCGTCCGCCCTTGCCGAGGGAGCGGAGCTGATGAACTGGATTGACGAGGTTCGCTCCTTCAAGAAGTCCCTGCTCTGGTGCCTGGAGGTCGGCCGTTTTCCCGGCTGGGCCTACTGGGGGGATGGGGAGTCCCTGACGAGCATGCCGGTCGCCGCGGCGGAGATCGTGCGGGACGTCCTGGAGCGGGAGGACCCCGAGAAGATCGTGCTGAGCTCGGCCACGCTGACGCTGTCCGGCGATTTCTCGTTCTGGTCCGGGGAGTCGGGGATAACCCCGGACCGGACCCTGGCGGTCCCCTCCCCCTTCGACTTCGCCCGGCAGATGGAGATATGGGTTGTGGACGTCGGCCTGCCCGTCGGGGGCAAGGGGTACGACGACACGATGTGCCGCGTCATGAAGAAACTGTGCGACGAAAACGGGGGCCGGACGCTCGTCCTCCTGTCCTCCCTGAGGCTCCTCAGGGCCTTTGCGCGGAGGATGCGGGAGGGGGAGGGCGGCTATGCGGTGCTGGTCCAGGGCGAGCTGCCCCAGAGGGAGCTCCTCGCGCGATTCCGTGAGGACGAGACGTCCGTCCTCATAGGGAGCGTGTCCTTCCGCGAGGGCGTGGACGTCCCGGGGGAGGGGCTGACCCAGGTGATCGTGGACCGCATCCCCTTTCCCCATCCGGGAGACCCGCTGGTGCGGGCGCGCAACGAGCTGGAGGAGGGGAAGGGCTTCGTTCGGGTCACGCTTCCCAACGCGCGGATGTTCCTGCGTCAGGCCGTCGGGCGCCTGATCCGCAGCTCGTCCGACCACGGCAGGGTGGTTCTTCTGGACGGCCGCGCCGTGGAGCGCCGGGACTGGCGGGTGCTGGAGGCCCTTCCCTCCTGCCGGTGCACCCGGATGTCCCTGAGGGAGGGAAACGGCTCCCCGGTCCGGGAGCACTGA
- the rpsT gene encoding 30S ribosomal protein S20 yields the protein MPNKQSAKRRVRIAERNRIYNRYWTTRCRNAVKKVLEAVEAKDGEAAASSFDMAQSVIDKAVVKGVMHRNTATRRKKMMALRIKSLGA from the coding sequence ATGCCCAACAAACAGTCGGCCAAGAGGCGTGTCCGCATCGCCGAGCGCAATCGCATCTACAATCGGTACTGGACGACGCGGTGCAGGAACGCCGTGAAGAAGGTCCTCGAGGCCGTCGAGGCGAAGGACGGCGAGGCGGCGGCCAGCAGCTTCGACATGGCGCAGAGCGTCATCGACAAGGCAGTGGTCAAGGGCGTCATGCACCGCAACACGGCGACGCGGCGCAAGAAGATGATGGCCCTTCGCATCAAAAGCCTCGGCGCCTGA